From Pseudomonas poae, the proteins below share one genomic window:
- a CDS encoding cysteine hydrolase family protein: MSKRALVLVDIQNDYFATGKWPLEGVDSAVDNSARLLAHARSGGQFVVHIRHEFVEDDAPFFEPGSEGAKTHTKVIALAGEPVILKNQVNAFLDTPLKSILDEQGIEQLTIIGNMSHMCVDALVRAAADLGFANTVVADACATHELEFKGAKVPAAQVHAAFMAALAFGYAEVISTEEYLARTL; the protein is encoded by the coding sequence ATGAGTAAGCGAGCTCTTGTGTTGGTGGATATTCAAAACGATTATTTTGCAACAGGTAAATGGCCCCTTGAAGGTGTAGATTCGGCCGTTGACAACTCGGCTCGTCTCTTGGCCCATGCGCGCAGTGGTGGCCAGTTTGTCGTGCATATTCGGCATGAGTTCGTTGAAGACGATGCACCGTTTTTTGAGCCGGGAAGTGAGGGCGCAAAGACTCATACCAAGGTGATCGCTCTTGCGGGTGAACCCGTTATCTTAAAAAATCAGGTCAATGCGTTTCTTGATACACCGCTCAAGTCTATCCTTGACGAACAGGGTATCGAGCAACTCACCATCATAGGCAACATGAGCCACATGTGCGTGGACGCTTTGGTCAGGGCCGCAGCAGACCTTGGCTTCGCCAATACGGTCGTCGCTGACGCGTGTGCCACTCATGAGTTGGAGTTTAAGGGTGCAAAGGTTCCCGCAGCGCAAGTCCATGCCGCTTTTATGGCAGCACTGGCATTTGGTTATGCGGAAGTTATATCAACTGAAGAATACCTTGCGCGTACGCTCTGA